Genomic DNA from Paucilactobacillus hokkaidonensis JCM 18461:
AAAATAAGTAACGGTATACTTGCATTATTGTAGAATGAATCGATCGTATTAATAATTAATACTGAAATTATGGCGATTAAATAGTTGCGTTTACTCCTTATGTTTACCGATAGTTTGAAGAAAAGTAAAAAAAAGACACATAAGCTAAATGCATCTAAAATTTGACCAACGTAGTGTGAAATATAAAGCAAGTTAACTATCCTCCGAAAAATTATTTGTGTACTATTTTATTTGCAATTGCAGCTGACTAAATAATTGATAGTTACTATGGACTGTAAATGTGTGTGTTAGTTATTTTGAAGCCTTTCCAAAATGTTTTTGAGATGTGATTTATCATATGTTAGAGTGTCATGCTTTAATATTATTTTTGTTTCATCTAATTTAATATCTATAATTTTATCGAGATTTACTAGCACGTTATGTTGAATTTTGATAAGTTGGTCATTTGTAGTCTCAATATCTGTTAAATTACCAATAAATTGAATATTCGAAGTATCAGAATGAAGGGTGACGACATTCTGATTTTGGGGTGTAACTTCTAAATAGTTTATTATATTGATTGGAATAGAGTGGCTTCTTTTTCCAATGGTATAGTAAAATTTCTTTATATCTAGCTGGTTATATATATCATTTAGGTCCTTAACTAGTTGCTGCTTAATGTTCTTTATGCCACTATCTTTAATGATGAAGTCCCAAGGTTGCACGCTTAGATCTAGCGAGAGTGTTTTTAGGTTTTCATGCGTAGAGATAAAAATGATGGTTGAATTAATAGTTATGTCTCTAATCTGCTCTGCTAACGATATTCCTTGGTTGTTAGAATTCTGAAAGCCAATATCTAAGATGTACAAAGTTGAAGTAGTTTGGTTTTTGATATAATTTACAACATCATTTGGATTTTTAGTTGTTAAGATCATGTTTAGACTTTGTTCCGGGTGTTCATGCATATAGTTTTTAACAAAAATCATGTATAAATTTAGTAATTCAGGATTGTCTTCACAAATGACAATATTAAGCATGATATCTCACTTCCTAGTTTATTTGATAATGAGAAATTTAATATGGTAGAATTAAAGTTGTAATTTAATAATTAAATTAGACCACGAATATACTTTTTTGGCAAATTAACAATAAAAATTAGTCACATAGTTAATTGATTTTTGGTTATGTGATGTGAACAGCGAGGTGAGAATATGTTTCTTGGGCAGGTAATGAAAGAGGCACGAAAACGCAAAGGACTATCCCAAGTTAAATTAGCCGAAGGTATTTGTGATCAGAATATTATCAGTTTGCTTGAACGAAAAAATGCAACACCTACAATTAGTAATTTGGTTCCACTGCTACAACGCTTAAATCTTTCACTAAATGATGTTTTTTCAGAATTTTCGAGTGACTCAACGAGTGAATTAAAAAAAGAGTTGGCAAGTTTAGAACAACGGTTATTATTGGGAAATACTGAAAATAAAAATATTGCAGAAGAAATTGAAGTATTAAACCTGGACGATTCAACTGAAGATATTATCATTCAGTATGATTATATTTTGTCATTGATTAAGTTACAAAGTAATGATAAAAATGGTGCTGATTTCCAATTAGATAAAGTTCTGATGAAGACACAAACAGACATTTATAATATCTATACATTGCTAGCCTATTTGAACAAAGCGTCTATTCGACTAGAAATGAACCGCGTAGAAGAGGCTGCTTATTTTATTAATACCGTTCGTGAGGCTATTAAAGAAAGTTTAGATGTTCCAAATGCTACTGATTTGCAACTAACCTATATTTGTTTGCAACTGGCTAAGTATTTTTCTGATACTGATGACAATCAGTTGGCATCAAGCTATGCAACTAAAGGATTAGAGTTTAACCGGCAAAATCAACGTGCATATTTTTTAGGAGATTTTTATTTGATCAAGGCTAATGCTAATAAAAATACTGCTAATTACGAACATAATAAAAAATTAGCTAAACTTTTTGAGAACTATGTAGAAGAAAAAAAGTAAAACTAAATGGTTAATTAAACTGTTTATTCATGAAATCTTTATCAAACAAAAATGATGACTGAGTGCTAACTTGGCATCATTTTTATTTTGTGAATAATTATTAAATTAATTAGATGTTATTAGGAAATATGGTAAATCGGTGCAGTTTTAAATACATAATTTTATTAAAAAATATGTTGTATAAATCTTTTTATGATGATATACTTCAATCATCGAATGTCACAAAATTGTTATATAGTGATAACTAATTACGATTTTCGATTCGAAATTTATAAATTTTTGGAGGAGACTGTCAGGAAAGAGTAGTAATATGTTACACATTTGACCACATAATTTCTTCATCTGACTTATTCTGTATTCAATAAGATCATAAAACAATTTATTTAATTGGTCTTATCATTCTTTAGACGTTATTAGATTATAGGCAGATAGGTTATTTGGGAGGTAAAAAGCATGATATTTCTTTAGGTGTGTTGATGTAATACAAAACTAATTTAGGCTTTACATAATTTCATAAGTCTGATTTCTAGTTGATATCCAATAAATTTATTTAAAAATGGGGGGATTTTTTATTATGGTTACTAATCACAAAATGATTAAAGATAGCAAGAATTTATTATTATTGGCAGGTGCAAGTTTAGCCGTTGCAGGGACCAGCTTTGCTGTTGCAGGAACAACTGATTTACTACCACAATTAACACTTACCGCACATGCAGCCAATAGCAGTGCAGTAGATCAGTCTACTGATAGTAAGGTCACTAGTGAAGTTCCAGCTGATCAAACGATTAAGACAGACGGGACTAGTGATACTGTTTCAGCTTCAGATAGTTACACAAATGTCGGTAACAGTTCAAAAGTTTCCGAAACAGAAAACTATGATGATAACGATAATCTAGATGGTACTTATTCTGTGAACGTATCTAGTAGAGACACATCAGATGAAAGTCAGGTTACAACTCCACTAGATGCTCAGACACTTTTCAATGGTGATACAACGCATTATGCTGAAAAACAAAGTGATAGTACTTGGCAGGTTAATTCAGTAACCTTCAATGGTGGTACTAAGACAGCTGGTACACAAAGCTTTAATGTTGATGTTTCTAATGTAGTCTCTGGTGATACAGTTGTACTTGATACAGATGTAACTGATGGCGTTTCTGTGCAGGTTTCAAGTAATACAACCAGTGACACCAATGAATATCCAAACTTAATTGCTGGTGAACAGTTCAGTGTTTCTTTTTATGGAAGTAATACGTATGATGATATTTATTCTGAAAAGGTAGAATCTGACGATGTTGTTGCACAATTAAGTACCGGTTTTGTGAACGTACCACTGACATTCCATTATTACAATACCGATGGGGCTTTAATGACTGGTATCTTAAACTTAACAAATGGCACTGTTGTAACCACACCATCTGATACTGATGAAGGGAATACCACTCCTAGTGATAATAACGGTAGTTCCAATTCTTCAAGTGCAACAGATAGTTCTGCTGCTTCAAATAATGACAACTCAGCAGCTCCTTCAAGTAGCGCAAGTTCATCGGCCACAAGTTCATCGGCCACAAGTTCATCAGCCGCAACTTCTGCTACAACAAATGATTCTGCTGTTGCACCTGCAACAAGTAACGCTGAAAGTAGTCAAGCAGCTGCCGGCTCATTCGTTGCAGGTGATGCTTCAGTTACAATAGCCACTAGTGCGAGAGTAACACCAACAACATTTAACACAACAAACGCAACACCTGCAGTTTCATCCACTTCTAATAGTGCAACTAAAAAGTTACCACAAACCGATGAGACTACTAATGTTTCATTATTAGCATCATTATTAGGATTGCTTGGATTGGGATTTGCTTTTGGTGTTTCACGTCGTCAAAAAAATAGCTAATCTTTAATATCGACGGTTATCATTCTTAAAAGCACTCAAACCACCAAAATGGTTTGAGTGCTTTTAGTTATTGTATAGCTGAATTATTTATCAAATGAGTAAGTTTGCAAAACAAAATCTAATAATTTTTGGTGACTGGCATAAAGTGGTTTAAGATTCAGCTTGAGAAAAATCGAAATTAAATTTAGTACATCTTGTTTGGGGCTTTTATGAGAATTAATGCCTAACAGCAGTTTGTTATAGAATTTGATTAGGATTGTTTCAAAAACGGCAGTTTCAGGAACTTTGATTAGATTTAAAGATTTTAGATATTTATTTGCTAACTCAATTTGTTGTTGCTGAATCAGCAATGACAAAAGGTTTGCAACGAACAATACGGATTCATTTCCTAAGGCATTGTGAGACTCATAGGTTTCTAGATTGTTGAATGTTTGATCAAATAAGGCATCAATTGTAGCAACATCAAAAATAAAAATAGAATTGTTGAATAGTGACCACTCATAATAATACCAGCTGTCACATTTCAACAAATAAGTTTTAATTATATCCACTTTTTTTGAATCTAGGGGTTGGCCAGATAGTTTTTCAATATAAAGTTCAACCAACGTTTGGAGGTGTCTATCTTCAGTCCGCAGCTTCTTTTTTTGATTAAGTTTGGTACTTTGATGAAGTTCTTGCAGGTCATCGACGTCCTGACGATAAATGGCAGAATACATTCTTTGAAAGCTTTCTTGATAAGCCGGTAACAGTCCATCATGAATTAAGTACTCAAATTCTTTCAGTGACATGTTTAGGCGGTCTAATATGATTAAAAGATTAGAACTAGTGATATCGTTTTTACTGTTTTCAAATTTGTAATACATGCTTTTTGACATAATATCTCTGTATATTGTCTCGGTGGGAATCTTTTTTGATTGTCTAATCTGTTTAACAAGTGATCCTATTTTCATTTTGAGTTCCTTCCATAAATTATAGGTCGATAATTGGTAATATATTACACATATTATCACAAAGTTGTTTATGCTGGGTATCTTAAATTATGGTAGTAATAAAATACAATATAATTCAGTATGCATTTATTCAATGAGCATAAAATGATTTTTATATCAGAATTAAAGATTATTTATATTAATGGACTGAATTGTTTAATTGGTAAATTTAAATAAATTTTTGGGGGAAAATAATGGAAAATGAATATCAGGCAAAAAAAATTAGAAAACTGGCCAGACAAAAACTAAATGAAAAGTGGTTGAGAGCGGCATTAGTCTTTTTGGTTCCTGGACTGTTGGTGTTTATGGGGATAGTAGTTTCTTCTGTTACTGTTACTGCATCAATACTGACTGGTAAGTCAGGCATACCGTTTTCTATATTTTTGATATTCACTTTGATTGAATTGGCAACAGGATTGATATTAGCTGGTCTGAATCTTGCGCTATTGGACTATTACCGTGGTGACAGTGGCTTTCTAAAGGCATTTACAAGTTTTAAATATACCAAGAATTATTTTGTCCCAATCGTCAAAGTGTGGTTTGTTACTTGTATTTTGTTATGGTTATGGTCATTATTGCTATTTATTCCTGGACTTATTAAAGGATATTCTTACTCACAGACCTTGTATATTTACTTTGATCATTTGAAAAAAGGCCAACAAGTTAAGGTGATCAATTGTATTACAGAAAGCAGAAAATTAATGGACGGCCATAAAATGAATCTATTTATTTTGCAGCTAAGTTTTATTGGTTGGATGTTACTAGCAGGATTAACACGTGGAATTGGATATTTATGGTTAGAACCTTACATGGCGATAGCAGTGATTGCATTCTATACTATTTTAATAAAGGATAATGAACCTGAACGGCCTGCAAATGTAGAAAACCCACACAGTGAAGGACCTGATCACATTGCAGTTGCTGAAAATTAAATCATGTGGATTGGGATACGTTAGCAGCATAGACAATAACTAGATGGGTAAATTAACTTTATTATTGGAGAAAATAATTGACCACTGTAATTTAGCAAGTCTTAAGGTTGGCAAAATGAAACTAAACTATCCAGATAACTAAAAAATAAACTAAGTTTGTTCATTGATTGACACTGTATGGTACCATACAGCTAGAAAGAATGGGTGGACAATTATGACTGCGCAACTATATTTTAGAATGGATGAGAAAGGCAAAAAAGAATTTGAAATAGTTCTTAAAAAAGTTGGTTTGACTCCTGGAGAGGCTTTCCGAATTTTTGCCAAGAAGTCGATTGAAGCGGGTGGAATCCCTTTTGAAGTGTCCCAACCAAATGCAAGATTAAGTTCATCGATTAATAGTGAGGATTATCTTAAATTTGATGGAGCTGAAAGCGGCTTAGAGTGGTTAAATAATGAATCAAAATAGGTGCATCTACAAACCAGCATTTGAAAAAAGTTCAAAAAACATTACCGTCAGATTTTGCGTGGGGAACGCTATTCAGCCGTAGATTTTGAAAAAGTATATATGACACTCTTACTAGATAAACCGCTTGATTCAACATATAATGACCATTTATTATTCAATAGAAGACCTGAGCGGGATTTGCATATAAAGTCTGATTGGTTACTAATATATAAATATGATGGTAAATATATTAAGTTCATTGACACTGGGGCACATTCTGATTCGTTTGGTTAATATGGTTCTGACAGCGATGAAAATTTACCAATAAAAAATGGATAATAACTGAGGCCTAAACGCCCAAGTTACTACCCATTTTTGATTTTTATTTATTCATGTTAGCTTCAATGTTAGCTAGAGTAATCTTATTTGTATCTTCAAACACCATATCAGCTTCAGTCAGAACATCGGGACTGCCAACACCCAGTGAAACTTCATTGGCAGCGTTAATGCCAGCAATTCCAGCTGTGGCATCTTCCAAGCCGATACATTGTTCCGGCTTTAGTCCGATAATCTCAGCCGCTTTAATAAAGATTTCTGGATCCGGCTTCCCGCGTTTTAATGTCTTTGGATCAACTACGTGCTCAAAGTAATCCGTCAATTCCAACTTATCTAGCACGGTTGGGGCGTTCTTAGAAGCCGAGGCAATTGACATTAGATAGCCATGCTGATTCAATTCATCCAGGAACTCTTTAATTCCGGGAAAGATATCGGCTGGAGTGATGGTTTGAACAAATTGGAGATACAGATTATTTTTTTGGGTGGCTAATTTTTCTTTTTCGGCCTGGGAATAGTCATTTTCTTTATTACCAGTCTTTAAAATCAATTCCAAGGAGTCCATGCGGCTTAATCCCTTGAGTCCATTTTGTAGCTCAGTACTCCATTGAACACCCAATTGGTCGGCCAGCTTACTCCATGCTTTAGTATGGAATTGAGCGGTATCAGTAATTACTCCGTCTAAGTCAAACACAAATCCTTTAATATCAGCAAATTTTGTCATTTTCATCGACTCCTTCTAATTAATATTCAATCGTCATTGTTTGATTTTCTTTTAATTCAACTGGCTGTTCAATCACCGCTAAATTAATATCATGGTCAGCAGTTAACTTGATTTTATGATGGGTGATCTCAAAATCAAGTCGAATGCCATGAAAGTGTTGCGTAAAGGCTAGTTGTTGCCACTTACTTGGTAGGTGCGGGCTGACTTTAATTTGGTCGCCCAACAGATCAACACCACCGTAAACGCGAGTTTCCAGTGCGATGGTCGCTCCCATGACCCCTAAATGAATTCCTTCAGCCGTAGTACCACCCTGAATGTCATAATAATCAGAGAAGAGGGCTTGATGGAAGAACTTCCATGATTGGTCCATATTATCATCATATTCTGTCAGAGCCGCGTAAACGACTCGTGAGAGGGTGGAACCGTGAGTGGTTCGATCAAGATAAAATTGAAGGTTATGGGTGAGGTAATTTGTTGGTAG
This window encodes:
- a CDS encoding LPXTG cell wall anchor domain-containing protein, whose amino-acid sequence is MVTNHKMIKDSKNLLLLAGASLAVAGTSFAVAGTTDLLPQLTLTAHAANSSAVDQSTDSKVTSEVPADQTIKTDGTSDTVSASDSYTNVGNSSKVSETENYDDNDNLDGTYSVNVSSRDTSDESQVTTPLDAQTLFNGDTTHYAEKQSDSTWQVNSVTFNGGTKTAGTQSFNVDVSNVVSGDTVVLDTDVTDGVSVQVSSNTTSDTNEYPNLIAGEQFSVSFYGSNTYDDIYSEKVESDDVVAQLSTGFVNVPLTFHYYNTDGALMTGILNLTNGTVVTTPSDTDEGNTTPSDNNGSSNSSSATDSSAASNNDNSAAPSSSASSSATSSSATSSSAATSATTNDSAVAPATSNAESSQAAAGSFVAGDASVTIATSARVTPTTFNTTNATPAVSSTSNSATKKLPQTDETTNVSLLASLLGLLGLGFAFGVSRRQKNS
- a CDS encoding Rgg/GadR/MutR family transcriptional regulator: MKIGSLVKQIRQSKKIPTETIYRDIMSKSMYYKFENSKNDITSSNLLIILDRLNMSLKEFEYLIHDGLLPAYQESFQRMYSAIYRQDVDDLQELHQSTKLNQKKKLRTEDRHLQTLVELYIEKLSGQPLDSKKVDIIKTYLLKCDSWYYYEWSLFNNSIFIFDVATIDALFDQTFNNLETYESHNALGNESVLFVANLLSLLIQQQQIELANKYLKSLNLIKVPETAVFETILIKFYNKLLLGINSHKSPKQDVLNLISIFLKLNLKPLYASHQKLLDFVLQTYSFDK
- a CDS encoding DUF975 family protein, yielding MENEYQAKKIRKLARQKLNEKWLRAALVFLVPGLLVFMGIVVSSVTVTASILTGKSGIPFSIFLIFTLIELATGLILAGLNLALLDYYRGDSGFLKAFTSFKYTKNYFVPIVKVWFVTCILLWLWSLLLFIPGLIKGYSYSQTLYIYFDHLKKGQQVKVINCITESRKLMDGHKMNLFILQLSFIGWMLLAGLTRGIGYLWLEPYMAIAVIAFYTILIKDNEPERPANVENPHSEGPDHIAVAEN
- the pgmB gene encoding beta-phosphoglucomutase, whose translation is MTKFADIKGFVFDLDGVITDTAQFHTKAWSKLADQLGVQWSTELQNGLKGLSRMDSLELILKTGNKENDYSQAEKEKLATQKNNLYLQFVQTITPADIFPGIKEFLDELNQHGYLMSIASASKNAPTVLDKLELTDYFEHVVDPKTLKRGKPDPEIFIKAAEIIGLKPEQCIGLEDATAGIAGINAANEVSLGVGSPDVLTEADMVFEDTNKITLANIEANMNK
- a CDS encoding LytR/AlgR family response regulator transcription factor; the protein is MLNIVICEDNPELLNLYMIFVKNYMHEHPEQSLNMILTTKNPNDVVNYIKNQTTSTLYILDIGFQNSNNQGISLAEQIRDITINSTIIFISTHENLKTLSLDLSVQPWDFIIKDSGIKNIKQQLVKDLNDIYNQLDIKKFYYTIGKRSHSIPINIINYLEVTPQNQNVVTLHSDTSNIQFIGNLTDIETTNDQLIKIQHNVLVNLDKIIDIKLDETKIILKHDTLTYDKSHLKNILERLQNN
- a CDS encoding type II toxin-antitoxin system RelB/DinJ family antitoxin; translated protein: MTAQLYFRMDEKGKKEFEIVLKKVGLTPGEAFRIFAKKSIEAGGIPFEVSQPNARLSSSINSEDYLKFDGAESGLEWLNNESK
- a CDS encoding helix-turn-helix domain-containing protein; protein product: MFLGQVMKEARKRKGLSQVKLAEGICDQNIISLLERKNATPTISNLVPLLQRLNLSLNDVFSEFSSDSTSELKKELASLEQRLLLGNTENKNIAEEIEVLNLDDSTEDIIIQYDYILSLIKLQSNDKNGADFQLDKVLMKTQTDIYNIYTLLAYLNKASIRLEMNRVEEAAYFINTVREAIKESLDVPNATDLQLTYICLQLAKYFSDTDDNQLASSYATKGLEFNRQNQRAYFLGDFYLIKANANKNTANYEHNKKLAKLFENYVEEKK
- a CDS encoding type II toxin-antitoxin system mRNA interferase toxin, RelE/StbE family, with the protein product MRGERYSAVDFEKVYMTLLLDKPLDSTYNDHLLFNRRPERDLHIKSDWLLIYKYDGKYIKFIDTGAHSDSFG